In a genomic window of Streptomyces koelreuteriae:
- a CDS encoding heavy-metal-associated domain-containing protein, with protein MTAQTDTTGPVTTVYKVSGMSCGHCEGAVSGEISEISGVSSVTAVAKTGEVTVVSAAPLEDEAVRAAVDEAGFELAGRA; from the coding sequence ATGACCGCCCAGACCGACACCACGGGCCCCGTCACCACCGTCTACAAGGTGAGCGGCATGAGCTGCGGACACTGCGAGGGCGCCGTCTCCGGCGAGATCTCCGAGATCTCCGGCGTCAGTTCGGTGACGGCCGTCGCCAAGACCGGCGAGGTCACCGTCGTCTCCGCGGCCCCTCTTGAGGACGAGGCCGTACGCGCCGCCGTCGACGAGGCGGGCTTCGAGCTGGCCGGCCGGGCCTGA